CGCTTGATTTTTTCACGAAACATTGACTTATAAATTAGTGGAATTATGACAAATCAAAGTTTCAAAATAGCAAAATATACAGATACAGACAGAGAACAAATCCTCAACATTTGGGAAAAATCTGTATTAGCAACTCACGACTTTCTAAATCCGACTGACTTTGAAGAAATCAAACAACTCGTACAGACATTGAATTTTAATGATTTTGAAGTTTATTGTCTAAAGCAAAATGATGAAGTAGCAGGATTTATTGGTCTCGCTGAACAAAAAATAGAAATGCTTTTCTTTTCACCTGAATATATTGGAAAAGGTCTTGGAAGAAAGCTGACTGACTTTGCTCTTTCAGAATTAAAAGCCGACAAAGTTGATGTAAACGAACAAAACACAAATGCGGTTAAGTTTTACGAAAAACTCGGATTCAAAACATACGAACGAACAGAAAAAGATGACCAAGGAAAGGACTATCCTCTGCTGAGAATGAAACTTGAAACAATCAAAAGCTAACGAGAAATAAAGCCCGAACCGCTATAGTCAAACCGGAATGGAATTGAACAGGGCATCGAGAAAACATAACTTTGTGGCATGATAGGCAAACTGCTGACGACATCGGAAAAGGAATTTGTCGAGGAGTTGCGCGGCAACACCCGTGACAAGTTTTCGTACATGAAGTTGTCGGTTTTGATATTGTTGGACATGGGCAAGGATTACGACGAGATGGTGGCGATTCTGGGCATAGGTCGTGGCACCATCAGCAATTGCCTTCAAAAATACCGTGCCGACGGCTTGGACAAGTATCTGGACAAGCACTACGTGCCTTACAGCGGGAAGATGAGCGACGAGCAGTTGGGCCGGGTTGATTCTGAGGTTTCGGCTGGGGTTTTCACCAGTTCGCAGCAGGTGCGGGATTTCATCGAAAAAGCGTTCGGCTTGGGGTACTCGCTGAGCGCGGTTCGGGGGATTTTGGAAAAACTCGGCTTCGTGTACAGAAAGACGAGCGAGGTTCCGTGCAGGTTCAGCGAGGCGGAGCAGGAGGCGTTTTTGGAGCAGTTTGTCCCCTTTTTGGAGGAAACGCCCGAGGACGAGGCTGTTTTTTCCCTCGACGGGGTGCATCCCACCCACAACACGCGGAGCAGTTACGCATGGGTCAAAAAGGGGCAGGAAAAAGTCATCCCGACGAACACGGGCCGCGAGCGCCTCAACCTGAGCGACGCGATGAACGCCCACCGGCCAGAGGAGGTCATCGTGCACCACAGCGAGTGGGTCAACGCCCAGGCCACCGTCGCTCTCTTGGAGAAAATCGAGACCCGACACGCGGACAAAGAGCGCATCTGCGCCTTCGCCGACAACGCCGGTTACTACAAAAACGCCACCGTCAGCGACTGGCTCGACAAGCACCCCCGGGTCGTCCTCCTGTTCTTGCCCTCCTATTCCCCGAACCTGAACCTCATCGAGCGCCTGTGGAAATTCATGCGAAAAAAGGTCATCAACACCACGTTTTACCCCACTTTCAAAGAGTTCAAAAAGGCTATTTTGGAGTTCTTCGAAAAACTCCACCTCTACAAAGATGAGCTTGACTCTCTTGTCTCTTTTAAGTTTCAGCGACTCGGCAAGCCTGTCGTCGCATGAACCGCTTTGTTCACAACCACTCTGGGGCGACTATACCCCTCCCCTTTCCAGCGGCTCCACGAATTACTGATTTTCTTGTCAATGAACTGTTCTTTTCACTCCACCTTTGACGTACGAGACTTGTAGCGACGAGGAAGTTGAAAAAATCGCATATTTGTAACAAGCACGAATTCGATTAAAGAACCTAAAAATGGTCGGGAGTGGCGAGCCATGTCCTGCACCAAGTTTTCCGAGCATTTGCAAAACATTGACCACCTAATCGCACCCAAAGAGGTGGGATTAAGCCGTAATTTTGCCTGATTTTTTCAAACTAAACACATTGACAGTCCATGAAACACATACTCGCAGCACTCACTTTTCTTGCCCTCTCCATCTCGCTCACCGCACAAGGCATCGAGTTTTTTCAAGGCTCCTGGGCCGAAGCATTGGAAAAAGCCCAAACGGAGGAAAAACTCATCTTTGTGGATGCGTACGCCTCATGGTGCGGGCCTTGCAAGATGATGGCCGCCAAAGTGTTTCCGCAGGAGCAGGTGGGCAGCTATTTCAACGCCAACTTCGTGAACATGAAGATTGACATGGAAAAGCCCGAAAACGCGGAATTTGCAGGCAAATACCCCGTAAGCGCCTACCCGACCCTGTTCTTCATTGAAGCTTCCGGCAAGGTGGTGCAAAAAGCCGTCGGCGCGAAAAACGTCGAGCAGCTGTTGGAATTTGCCCAGAAAATAGTGGGGCGAGCCGACAAATCGGGCGACTACGAAAAGTTGTACGAAGAAGGCAACCGCGACCCAAAGTTCCTGCTCGACTACATACGCGCCCTCAATGCCGCCGGCAAGCCCTCGCTCAAAATCACGAACGAATATCTGAGCACACAGAAAGACCTGAGCACCGACCTCAATCTCCAATTCCTTTACGAAGGCGCTGTGGAGGCCGATAGCCGTGTGTTCGACTTGTTGGTGAAAAACCAGTCGAAAGCCGTCGCCTTGCTCGGCGAGGAAAAAGTGAGCGCCCGCATGGAGAAAGCGTGTCAAAAGACCGTGAAAAAAGCCATCGAATTCAAGAGCGAGACGCTCTTGGCCGAGGCCAAAGCCAAAATGAAATCCGCCCTGCCCGCCAAATCCGAGACCTTTGGCCTTGAGGCCGATATGCGATACTACGCTGCCACCAAGGACGTGAAAAACTACCTCAAAGCCGCTCAGAGCTTTCAGAAAACCGAAGTAAAAAACAACGCCGCCCGCCTGCACGACTTGGTCATCAGCCTGCTCCGCGCCTTCCCCGACGACCCCAAGGCGCTCGATCAAGCCGAAAAATGGGCCAAAGGCGCTGCCGACAATGGTGGCCTGCCCGAATACTACCTCACCCTCGCCGAAATCTACAAGCGTCAAGGCGACAAAGCCAAGGCCAAAACCACCGCCGAAAAAGCCCGCAAAGCCATCGGCGAAAAAGACGAGAATAACATGGGTGGGAAGATTGACTACTTCCTGCGAACGCTGGAAGGATGAGCCGTTGCGTTCATTGACATTCCACCGGATAACCCTACTTTTGAGTTCAATTTTTGTTATGCCAACCGATATGCTTGCCATTGCCGAAAAGAAAGTAACCGTGCAGGAATTCCTCGAACGCGACGACTTCGAGGAAGGATTCCTGCATGAACTCATTGACGGTGAAATCGTGAAAAAACAAGCCCCCTCTCCCGAGCATCAAAATGCCTCCGGCAACCTTTTCGCCCGCATACATCAGTTCAACCGTGAAAAACAGTTGGGTGGGAAGTACCTTACAGCCCCCCTCGATGTCTATTTCACCGAAATAGACTACTACCAGCCGGATATCATTTTCATCTCGAAAGCAAAACTTGCCATTATCACCCCCGATGGCATCGAAGGCACCCCGGATTTGGTCGTCGAAATCCTTTCTCCCGGTACTTATCGCCACGACCGCGACCGCAAAATGAAAGTGTATCGCCGCACAGGCGTGCAAGAATACTGGATAGTTGACCCCAAAAGTCGCTCAGTGGAAGTGTACGCACTGCGAGAGGGCGACTACAAGATGACCGATTTTGCCACTGAAAAAGGCACGGTTCAATCCACGCTTCTCGAAGGATTGCAGGTGGATTTGGACGATATTTTTGGCTAAAAACGAACCTATCCTCCAACTTTTCTGTTTTGCCAAACCCTCAAACCACCCAACCTTTTAATAAATGTCCAAACTCGGCAAAGCACTCGTCGCCATGTCAGGCGGCATTGACAGCACCATGACCGCCGTCCTTCTGCACGAAGAAGGCTGGGAAGTCGTGGGCATCACCATGAAAACGTGGGACTACGCCACTGCCGGCGGTGCCAAAAAAGAAACCGGCTGCTGCTCGCTCGACAGCATCAACGATGCCCGCGCCGTCGCCGTCAAACTCGGCTTTCACCACTTCATCGTGGACATCCGCGAAGAGTTCGGCGACTATGTGATAGACAACTTTGTGGACGAATACATGGCGGGCCGCACCCCCAACCCATGCGTCCTCTGCAACACACATATCAAGTGGAACAGCCTGCTTCGCCGCGCCGATATGCTTGATTGCGAATTTATCGCAACGGGTCACTACGGCATCATCAACGAACTTGATGGGCGCAAATACATCACCCGCGCCCGCGACAGACAAAAAGACCAAAGCTACGTCCTTTGGGGCTTGAGCCAAGAATGCCTGCACCGCACCCGGATGCCGCTCGGCACCTTCACCAAGCCCGAAGTGCGCGCCATGGCCGCCGAACGCGGTTGGGACGAGCTCAGCAAAAAAGCCGAGAGCTACGAAATCTGCTTTGTGCCCGACAATGATTACCGAGGCTTCCTTCGCCGCCGCGTGGAAGGGCTGGACGAACAAGTGGCGGGCGGCCATTTCGTGGATGTTTCAGGCAAAATTTTGGGACAACACGAAGGATACCCCTTCTACACCGTCGGACAGCGCAAAGGCTTGGGCATCGCGCTGGGAGAACCCATGTTCGTCACGGAAATCCGCCCCGACACCAACACCGTCGTGCTGGGCCGAGAGGACGACCTCATTCGCAACGGCATGCTCGTCGGCAAAGTCAACCTGATGAAATATGAGGCATTGCCCGCCGACGGCCTCGAAACAGTGACCAAAGTGCGCTACCGCGATGCTGGCACTTTAAGCACCATTCGCCAAATCGGCAAAGAAGTGGAAGTGTCTTTTCATGCCAATGTGAAAGGCGTCGCGCCCGGCCAAAGTGCCGTGTTCTACGAAGGCGACGACGTGGTGGGTGGAGGGATTATACAGGGGAGTTTCAACTAAATACCCTACTTTTGCCTACCATTTCAAATAAACACCGCGCATGACACACCGCACACTCCCCTTGTTTGGGCTGCTTTTTTGCCTGCTTTTTTCCTGCAAAAACGACGCTAAACCCGCCGCTGCGCCCGACGCTCAAAACATTGACCCAGAACTGGCGGCGCTAAATGCGCTCATTGAAAAAAATCCAAACAACGACACGCTGTATTACCAACGCGCCTTGGTCTATTCCAAACTCGACGGCTTCGACGAAGCACTCAGAGACCTCAACCGCGCCCTCCAGATAGACTCCATGCGGCCAGCCTACTACCACCTGCTCGCCGACGTGCTGCTCGATTACGCCCGCCCCAACGATTCGCGCCGTGCCATTGACGTGATGACGCTGGCCGCAGAACGATTCCCCGACCGCATCCCCACGTTGCTCAAACTGAGCGAATTGCAACTCATAGTGAAACAGCACGGCGACGCACTGACGACCCTCGACAAAATCCTGCGGCGCGACCCACAAAACGCC
This genomic interval from Saprospiraceae bacterium contains the following:
- a CDS encoding Uma2 family endonuclease; its protein translation is MLAIAEKKVTVQEFLERDDFEEGFLHELIDGEIVKKQAPSPEHQNASGNLFARIHQFNREKQLGGKYLTAPLDVYFTEIDYYQPDIIFISKAKLAIITPDGIEGTPDLVVEILSPGTYRHDRDRKMKVYRRTGVQEYWIVDPKSRSVEVYALREGDYKMTDFATEKGTVQSTLLEGLQVDLDDIFG
- a CDS encoding GNAT family N-acetyltransferase, producing MTNQSFKIAKYTDTDREQILNIWEKSVLATHDFLNPTDFEEIKQLVQTLNFNDFEVYCLKQNDEVAGFIGLAEQKIEMLFFSPEYIGKGLGRKLTDFALSELKADKVDVNEQNTNAVKFYEKLGFKTYERTEKDDQGKDYPLLRMKLETIKS
- a CDS encoding IS630 family transposase, yielding MIGKLLTTSEKEFVEELRGNTRDKFSYMKLSVLILLDMGKDYDEMVAILGIGRGTISNCLQKYRADGLDKYLDKHYVPYSGKMSDEQLGRVDSEVSAGVFTSSQQVRDFIEKAFGLGYSLSAVRGILEKLGFVYRKTSEVPCRFSEAEQEAFLEQFVPFLEETPEDEAVFSLDGVHPTHNTRSSYAWVKKGQEKVIPTNTGRERLNLSDAMNAHRPEEVIVHHSEWVNAQATVALLEKIETRHADKERICAFADNAGYYKNATVSDWLDKHPRVVLLFLPSYSPNLNLIERLWKFMRKKVINTTFYPTFKEFKKAILEFFEKLHLYKDELDSLVSFKFQRLGKPVVA
- the mnmA gene encoding tRNA 2-thiouridine(34) synthase MnmA, which encodes MSKLGKALVAMSGGIDSTMTAVLLHEEGWEVVGITMKTWDYATAGGAKKETGCCSLDSINDARAVAVKLGFHHFIVDIREEFGDYVIDNFVDEYMAGRTPNPCVLCNTHIKWNSLLRRADMLDCEFIATGHYGIINELDGRKYITRARDRQKDQSYVLWGLSQECLHRTRMPLGTFTKPEVRAMAAERGWDELSKKAESYEICFVPDNDYRGFLRRRVEGLDEQVAGGHFVDVSGKILGQHEGYPFYTVGQRKGLGIALGEPMFVTEIRPDTNTVVLGREDDLIRNGMLVGKVNLMKYEALPADGLETVTKVRYRDAGTLSTIRQIGKEVEVSFHANVKGVAPGQSAVFYEGDDVVGGGIIQGSFN
- a CDS encoding thioredoxin family protein → MKHILAALTFLALSISLTAQGIEFFQGSWAEALEKAQTEEKLIFVDAYASWCGPCKMMAAKVFPQEQVGSYFNANFVNMKIDMEKPENAEFAGKYPVSAYPTLFFIEASGKVVQKAVGAKNVEQLLEFAQKIVGRADKSGDYEKLYEEGNRDPKFLLDYIRALNAAGKPSLKITNEYLSTQKDLSTDLNLQFLYEGAVEADSRVFDLLVKNQSKAVALLGEEKVSARMEKACQKTVKKAIEFKSETLLAEAKAKMKSALPAKSETFGLEADMRYYAATKDVKNYLKAAQSFQKTEVKNNAARLHDLVISLLRAFPDDPKALDQAEKWAKGAADNGGLPEYYLTLAEIYKRQGDKAKAKTTAEKARKAIGEKDENNMGGKIDYFLRTLEG